In Cheilinus undulatus linkage group 3, ASM1832078v1, whole genome shotgun sequence, the genomic window TGTGTCAGTGGTGTTATAATATTCTCCATAATTTAATATAATATAGCCTCTAGTTCACTATAATTTATTTCTAGGAAGCTTTAAtcaaatgatttttgttttcctaAGAATCACTAATTAAGGAACAGTCATTTAGAAAAGAAAGTTTTAGAGGCTTCTAGCTTTGGTTCTGcacttttttattcatgtaaCACTGATTAAACCAAAGTAGACTTCAATAACCTggacaaaatatatttttaaaacatatcaaAAGAGTCCACTTTCGTGGGTATGGGTATGACTGTGAAACACAGTTTGTCACCTTTGTCTCCTAGCTGCTGGTATTTCCAATACAATGGTATGTTTAAATAATCTATGCCACCCCAAAATCCATAAATTATGGCTGCTAAACTTTTGCAGATTTTCTTGATTCATGGCTACACTGGCTTTTATTTTCTGAGGGCCTATGGCCTCGAGCACAATCAAGCACACACTAACCAAGCTGCCAAAATCTCTGCCTTTTAATCACAATTTGGTACAATGATTGAACCTGGAATTTCCTCTCAAAATTTACCAGTCCTGTTGACATATATATTTCAAGTCTACCTTGGGATATGAGACTTTTGGCTCACTGGTTCAGTAAGTCAAGGCTCATTTTAAGTCTTTGCTGTCTGTAAAGTTGTACGTGCCCTTTTTTGGctatttctttgttcatctgaCTTTATTTTCGGGTTTTTCAATGACAGGAAGAGCTCTGCAGCGACAGTGTGGAGAGGATTGTGGTCAACCCTAATGCAGCCTATGACAAGTTCAAAGACAAGCATGTCACCACCAAGGGACTTGGTATGTTtgcagtaaataaaaaacatttttttattccacAACCTAATAATGAGGTGTTAAAGTAGTACAGTAGGACAAGTTAACTATTACTAAAAGCAGTAGACTATCACAGTAATTTCAAACTAAAGGTATGCAATTGAAGCATGCATATGATACACCTCAGTTTAACATCAACATAAACTTCAGCCTCTAAAATGTCCACACAGTTGAATTAACAcctctcaaaacattttaagcaGAGAGTGAACAACACATTAGCATAGGATTTGTTGCAAAGTTGTTTAATTAGACTAACCTGGTAACTAAGAGATATTTCACAGGTGTGCTTCAGTcctgggaaaaaaatataaCGCATACTTAATCAAAGCCTTGGACAAAACTGTTTTACATCTCTACAAAATGGCTTTTACCAAATGATGTATCTACTCTTAAAGGATGGAGCTAGTTTTTAAAGTATGGTAGTTCTGGATCACATTGGGCTTTTGTCTGACAAGCACTTTTCTTGTCTTGTCTGTCATATAAATCTCCTTCATTTTATTTGCCTCCTTTTCACAGACTTCTCAGACAGAATCAGTAAAAGCAGAAGAGTGGGCTATGAATCTGGAgaatttgaaattgtgagtaTTCACTGTTCTGCCAAAAaaattttctccacttttattCTTTGGGAAATTCTGTTAGTGAATCAtcaggattttttatttcactggCTGCATGTTACATTGTCTGAGACAGTGTTATGCTGTTCAATGTCAAGGTTGCTCTTGAAGGTGTGgatacatttttactgttttgtaatAGTCAGACTGTTTCTCTTTACTTGGTTTAGCTTGGAGAGGGCTGTGGAGTGAAGGAGACACCCCAGCAGAAGTACCAGCGCTTGGTCAATGAGATTCAGGAACTCATTCAGGAGGTGGATACTATCCAGGTGAACTTACagccacacacatgcacatggaAGAACACTCGTCCCTGCCTACAGGACTTAGTGAGAGATGACTTAGATAAGGTAGCCTTACGAGGAAGTGTGGAGGGGGGGTTAAATCAGGTATTAATTCAGGAGAGTAATCGGGCATTAATTCAGGAGAGTAAAACCTTTACGCGCCAAGGTTTAATATAGATTTGTGTAGTAATTGTTGTAGCAGCTGCAGCTTCCAGGTGAAAATATTTTACATCAGAACTCCAAATACTAGTCTCTGCGATTCTGAATctattaaaaatgtccaaaaatctGTATAAAAGTTGATGTTACATTTATGAATCAAATCATGTCCCCCAGAATCAAAGTGAATGAAGTTGTGAGATATTGAGATTCAGTCCCCTGTAGATCTTAGAATAGAACCAAAAgctttgttttgtgtgtgcACTGAAGCTTTTAATTCACCGTGAGAATCAATGCTGATTAAAAGCAGTGAAAGGAATTGTTTTTCAAATGTACAAAGACTCCACAACCCAGAAACTAATTAAACTGGGGTATCATTAACTTTTTCTCATAAAGCAGCAGACTTTGCTCTCAGTGGATAGTACACCAGACTCTATTTCAGCCAGTGAAATAGATTCTGTAACAGTGTCTGTGGGTTTTGGCTCATGCCAGTCATGCTGGTAGATTATACAGACTGGCTGTGGTGAACCTGCTGCTTCTCTGCCACAAGATCTAAATTTATTCTCACGAAAGACCTAAGAGTAGTCTGGGTATCCATTCATTCGTTTTGCTGAATGAAAACTTCAGATGCTACATATATGAATGCTAACATGTCATACtacacttaaatatttaaacGTGTGGCTTTGTTTGAATATACTGTGCTAAGCTTTTATACAAGGATGTAAAACTTAAGTCTGACTTTGTATGTACAAAGTTGTAACTGACAATTATGTCATGCACTCTGCTTTGCTATTCCAAGAGTAAAAGTTggggttttgtgtgttttggcaAAGTTCCAGTACATAAACATTGCCAATGGTTTGGTGCACTTTTGAAAGTGTGCAGGGGTTTAATATAACATCCGGTGGACTCTAatgcctgttttgttttgttttttccatctAAAGGTTGGATGTGGATTATATTCTGGGGTGACTTACAAACCTGTAGAAAGTGCTAAGACATGAAACATCATGACTTCAAGTGTGTACAGCTGCCATTGTCACATGCTTTATGAGACctaacaaaaatgtaaactcacTGCATTCATTGTGTTTTGCATAAAGCCACTTCAAGTGCTGGGATACAAAATGGCACATAGCAGTAGTGTGTGGCACTTTTGAACTGCTTTtcttccttgttaagtcataatctgtcattttaagaaaaaaggaagtATACCTTTAGTGTTAACATTATTGTTGAGTTCTAGTTTGACTGGAATcactcctcagtaaggaaaaCAAGAGACAAACAGAGGGTAGAGGAACTCATGGGCTGTGAGTCTCACAACAATCAATGGAGGCTCACTGACAGCTCAACTGCCATACTGTAGCTTGTAAATACATAAACTCCATAGAGGGAAAACAGATGGTATTAAAAGAGCAACAGCGATGCACAGAACTGCACATACTGGACTTTGCTAAATGGAACGGAAATGGTTTAAACCTTTTTCCACTTGTGAGATTCCAAAAAAAGACTGCAGCTTACTGAGGAGACTTGTAGTCCAGGTTTATGGTACCTATAATTTTTGAGGGATTCATCCCACTCATATGCACAAGTCTAATGAAacagaagttgttttttaaagctttgatacCTTTGAATAATGttgatcataaaaataaaagcagatagTATTGCTTTGTAAACTGTAAAATACAATTCTATGCAAGTATTACTGCTGTGGaactaataaaacaataattttgattaattaatcacgCAAACAGcacaatatttttgttaaaagcaAATTGATCACATCAGTGTTTCCTACATTTGTCCACTGTAGCATTGTaaactggataaaaaaaataagccaTGCATATTGTGGTCTTgtgataattattattattttatatatccGAAAGATTAACACCATCCTGTAATTATTAATAGGACAACTTCTAGTCTCTATCTCTCCTCCTGCCTCTGTCTGTGAGTGCTTCTCTGTAGTGCACACAAgtacacagagacaaacactaTCACCCTCATGCAGACGTGCAGCAGTGCTATGTCCAAAAATACTGAATTCAGCAAATGATGTGCAGACTTTCCTGTTTAAAGTTTACTCCTGTGTTGCCACTCTAAAACCTCATAAAAAGATCGGATGCTGTTAAAAACACGTTCTTGAAGCATGAACTTTCCTGCATGCACTTGTGTAATGCAATCTTGTTAGAGGAATTACACCCTCACTTAGAGAGTAACAAAACACCAATGAAGAGACAGAGGGACAAAAAAGAGGAGGCAGACAGCCTGGTCAGACTGAGAGCAGAGGTAGGCCTACAGCCTGTGGGGGTCTGTCTTTTACAGATCAGATACAGTAAGTTGTGAATTCAGggttaataaaatgaaaaagtaagATATAAACAACAATGTATCATTTATAATGTCAATTCATGcaaataattgtgattaattaatcacaaagcCTGTaattatttgagtttttattgcCTGACAGCACTAGAAAATTTTGACATCATGAATCTTACTCAAATCAGTTTGTGAAACAGCCACCTCTGTTGTAGAGATTCAGGAAACACAAGACTACCAACATAGTCAGCTCCATAAGTACTGAGGCGATAACCTTTTTATTTGTCATACACCACTAACATGGACTTGAAGATAAACAAGCATGAGCCTTTATTGTAGACAAGAAATGTAAGGGAGTTTCAAGCAATATTGGACAAGATCTTTAGGAGTTAcaaccttttttaaattgaccCAACTCTCAGGGTACTAAAAGTAATTGAACACCTTAAAATTACACTGCTATGTTTGATTAGTTTGTCACAAACCCTTAGCTGGAATCTGGGGCCCTTAAAAATTGTCTGCTCCTAAGGCTGCTCTCAATTCTTTCTAGTTTTAGGGGCTTTTTGTTAAGCGTTTTCCCTTTAGCAAGAGAAATTCATTCTGTTGGATTCATTCCATTTGAGCTGACTGTTTATCATGGAAAGCAGCCCAAGCTCTCTAAAGCTTACCAAATAAGCTTAGTAGAAAATCATTTCAGAGACTTGTGTATTGAGTTGAAAGAGTCAAAGAAATGTGCCCTGTATATTAAGCTGTTTATCTTGGTTACCTTTAAGTAAATGCTTTGGCAGTTTACTACGATCACTGGTTCCAACACAGGTTAAAAATACCAGAATATCCCTTAATCTGCAAAATAATGGCATAATGATCCCACATTGTTACCTAGTGCACAAGATCTTGTATTTACAGTGTCCTTTCCCTCTTTGAATTTGTGATAGAACACTAAGTATTTAACACATTTGTAGTCCTAGATTTCATCAAGCTCTCTGGCatcaatgtttgttttatttttagactgCCACAAAGGAAAGCAATGCAGAGGAACGCCTGACCCCAGTGGTGCTCGCCAAGCAGGCGGCTCAACTCAAACAGCAGCTGGTTTCTGCTCATCTTGATTCTCTGCTGGGACCGCAGGCGCACATCAACCTGGCCGACCCAGATGGAGCACTGGCCAGGTGAGCTGTGACAAGACAATAAAGAATTCTGAAACCAGATGCTACAACCTATCAGAACCTGAAGGTGTAGGCAGggaatggatggaaaatggGGTGGTTTGACAAAATAGAGAGTCAGCATTAGATAGGGAGCAGGAGAGCAGGGGAATTAATTTCACTAAGCCTTGGACTGTAACCCAGATATAGAAAGTGAGAGTAATAAGGCCACGGCTGTACAGTTGGTTCAATTGCTCACATAAATCCTGCTGAGCCTAGTGTAGCTTTACCTGGGGAGCGCAAGAATGGACAGACAGATGATTTAAGAAGGGAAATAAAAACTGGGGAAGGTAAAAGATTAACAGAGGGAAGGCTTAGAGAGATAAAAATATACTGTCGCGACATGTCAAGGAACTCGAGATAAAGATGGACAGAAAGTGACACAAGGAGAGCAAAATGTGATGAAACCTTTTAAAGATAAAAGCTTAACTTGACCttgcagttttttaaaagaGCTTAAGAAGATTGAGGAGAGGTGCAGAGTGGCACATGGCTGATAACAATATTGAACATACGGTATAATCCTTTGTGTCTCCTTTGCTGCAGGCGTCTGCTCACCCAGTTGGAGGCGGCCAAGGGCAGCCGCAGCAGCGGAGACACCAAACAGACAGCATCAGCTAAGGGCCCAGATGGAGTGGTGCTGTATGAGCTGCACAGCCGACCGGAGCAGGAGAAATTCAACGAGTCTGCCAAGGTAAAATAGAAACGGAAGAGGAGGGAGCACAGAGTTGAGTGTCTCAAATGAATGCTTTAgcaaaatgagcaaatgttTCAACAGCGTGATCAGCTATAcgcttttgttttcattctctcTGGAGGAATGTCAGAATATTTGACGGCAATGAGCGGGACAAAAGGCAGGGAGGTGTGTGTGTAGgcgtttttgtgtgtgtgtgtgtgtcttgtGGGATGCTGTTGTCACTGCCAACCATGTGTTGCCTTTTTCCGTCCCTGTAGATGGCAGAACTAGAGAAGCGTCTCGCTGAGCTGGAGATAGCTGTTGGCTCAGGATCAGACAAGCAGGTACACACTGTCTCAGACACAGTTTTTTTCACACA contains:
- the dctn2 gene encoding dynactin subunit 2 isoform X1, with the protein product MADPKYANLPGIAFNEPDVYETGDLPEDDQAQFESFVQEELCSDSVERIVVNPNAAYDKFKDKHVTTKGLDFSDRISKSRRVGYESGEFEILGEGCGVKETPQQKYQRLVNEIQELIQEVDTIQTATKESNAEERLTPVVLAKQAAQLKQQLVSAHLDSLLGPQAHINLADPDGALARRLLTQLEAAKGSRSSGDTKQTASAKGPDGVVLYELHSRPEQEKFNESAKMAELEKRLAELEIAVGSGSDKQGPLSAGVQGASLMDTIELLQARVSALDSSTLDQVEARLQSVLGKMNEIAKHKAAIEDADTQNKVSQLYDTVQKWDAVSTSIPQVVQRLVAVKELHEQAMQFGQLLTHLDTTQQMINNSLKDNNTLLTQVQQTMKENLVAIEENFAALDQRMKKVSK
- the dctn2 gene encoding dynactin subunit 2 isoform X2, with the protein product MADPKYANLPGIAFNEPDVYETGDLPEDDQAQFESELEELCSDSVERIVVNPNAAYDKFKDKHVTTKGLDFSDRISKSRRVGYESGEFEILGEGCGVKETPQQKYQRLVNEIQELIQEVDTIQTATKESNAEERLTPVVLAKQAAQLKQQLVSAHLDSLLGPQAHINLADPDGALARRLLTQLEAAKGSRSSGDTKQTASAKGPDGVVLYELHSRPEQEKFNESAKMAELEKRLAELEIAVGSGSDKQGPLSAGVQGASLMDTIELLQARVSALDSSTLDQVEARLQSVLGKMNEIAKHKAAIEDADTQNKVSQLYDTVQKWDAVSTSIPQVVQRLVAVKELHEQAMQFGQLLTHLDTTQQMINNSLKDNNTLLTQVQQTMKENLVAIEENFAALDQRMKKVSK
- the dctn2 gene encoding dynactin subunit 2 isoform X3; amino-acid sequence: MADPKYANLPGIAFNEPDVYETGDLPEDDQAQFESEELCSDSVERIVVNPNAAYDKFKDKHVTTKGLDFSDRISKSRRVGYESGEFEILGEGCGVKETPQQKYQRLVNEIQELIQEVDTIQTATKESNAEERLTPVVLAKQAAQLKQQLVSAHLDSLLGPQAHINLADPDGALARRLLTQLEAAKGSRSSGDTKQTASAKGPDGVVLYELHSRPEQEKFNESAKMAELEKRLAELEIAVGSGSDKQGPLSAGVQGASLMDTIELLQARVSALDSSTLDQVEARLQSVLGKMNEIAKHKAAIEDADTQNKVSQLYDTVQKWDAVSTSIPQVVQRLVAVKELHEQAMQFGQLLTHLDTTQQMINNSLKDNNTLLTQVQQTMKENLVAIEENFAALDQRMKKVSK